A single window of Pseudanabaenaceae cyanobacterium SKYG29 DNA harbors:
- a CDS encoding VOC family protein, translating to MTQVLFHLAFPVKDIPSTKKFYVDGLGCLAGRENDRCIILSLYGHQLVAHVVDELPPPQQGIYPRHFGVVFQAERNWLALLERVHEKRLPFYVRPKVRFPDTPLEHRTFFLADPSHNLLEFKYYRFESAVFGETALAQVGEVMGEAQEPQLPVQKS from the coding sequence ATGACCCAAGTGCTGTTTCACCTTGCCTTCCCTGTTAAAGATATTCCCTCTACGAAAAAGTTCTATGTGGACGGGTTGGGCTGTCTCGCGGGCAGGGAGAACGATCGTTGTATTATTCTCAGCCTCTACGGTCACCAGCTAGTTGCCCATGTGGTAGACGAATTGCCCCCACCCCAGCAGGGTATCTATCCCAGGCATTTTGGCGTAGTGTTTCAGGCGGAACGGAACTGGCTGGCACTCCTAGAGCGGGTGCATGAAAAACGCTTGCCCTTCTATGTCCGTCCCAAGGTACGCTTCCCTGACACGCCCCTAGAGCATCGCACTTTCTTTCTGGCTGACCCCTCCCACAATCTCTTGGAATTCAAATACTATCGCTTTGAGTCGGCGGTATTTGGGGAAACGGCGCTAGCCCAAGTGGGGGAGGTGATGGGTGAGGCGCAGGAACCCCAGTTGCCAGTGCAAAAAAGCT
- the purF gene encoding amidophosphoribosyltransferase: MSLENEDRYSSDPVELKEACGVFGIYAVNEPVAKLTYFGLYALQHRGQESAGITTFDSQGGSHTYKAMGLVSQIFNEAILADLPGHIAIGHNRYSTTGSSQICNAQPVVIPTPLGDVALAHNGNLVNALELRSELAAQGFTLSSSSDSEAIGWAIAAGVSETRDWIKGTIAGVQRCQGAFSLAIGTPQGIMAVRDSYGVRPLVIGTLGEQKWVIASETCGLDIIGAEFVRSVEPGELIWLDGEGMQIYRWSEANPKLCIFELIYFARPDSLVEAESLYTYRMRLGSVLAKEAPVEADLVIGVPDSGIPAAIGFAQTSGIPYGEGLIKNRYVGRTFIQPTQSMRETGIRMKLNPLKDVLQGKRVVVVDDSIVRGTTSRKIVQTLREGGAIEVHMRISSPPVTHPCFYGIDTDSQDQLIAARQSLAEIATTLGVDSLAYLSEAGMLQATQTDPDRFCTACFNGKYPIPISDKLKRTKLMLECHDPSAVSPCLPC, from the coding sequence TTTGGTATTTATGCCGTCAATGAACCAGTAGCTAAATTGACTTATTTTGGACTATATGCCCTCCAGCATCGCGGTCAAGAATCAGCGGGAATCACTACCTTTGACTCACAAGGAGGGAGTCATACCTATAAAGCCATGGGACTAGTGTCTCAAATTTTCAATGAAGCTATCCTAGCGGACTTACCAGGTCACATTGCCATTGGTCACAACCGCTATTCCACGACAGGTTCTAGCCAAATTTGTAATGCCCAGCCTGTAGTTATTCCTACCCCCCTCGGTGATGTGGCTCTAGCCCATAACGGCAATTTGGTCAATGCTCTGGAACTACGTTCCGAGTTAGCTGCCCAAGGTTTTACCCTAAGTTCTTCCTCTGATTCAGAAGCGATCGGGTGGGCAATTGCGGCGGGGGTGAGCGAAACGAGAGACTGGATCAAGGGGACAATTGCGGGCGTGCAGCGCTGTCAAGGAGCATTCAGTTTAGCGATCGGTACACCCCAGGGGATTATGGCAGTGCGGGACAGTTATGGGGTACGCCCTTTGGTAATTGGCACCTTGGGAGAGCAGAAGTGGGTAATTGCCTCGGAGACCTGCGGGCTGGATATTATTGGCGCAGAATTTGTCCGATCGGTGGAGCCAGGGGAGTTAATTTGGCTGGATGGGGAGGGGATGCAGATTTACCGATGGTCAGAAGCCAACCCTAAGCTCTGTATTTTTGAGTTAATTTACTTTGCTCGTCCTGACAGCCTGGTAGAGGCGGAGAGTTTGTATACCTACCGTATGCGTTTAGGCAGTGTTTTGGCAAAGGAAGCCCCTGTAGAGGCAGACTTAGTGATTGGGGTACCAGATTCAGGGATTCCTGCTGCCATTGGCTTTGCCCAAACTAGTGGCATTCCCTACGGAGAGGGGCTGATTAAGAATCGCTATGTGGGGCGCACTTTTATCCAACCCACTCAGTCCATGCGGGAGACAGGCATTAGGATGAAATTGAACCCCCTCAAGGATGTCCTCCAGGGGAAGCGGGTTGTGGTGGTAGATGATTCCATTGTGCGGGGTACGACTAGCCGTAAAATTGTGCAGACCCTGCGGGAAGGGGGAGCCATAGAAGTCCATATGCGCATCTCTTCCCCCCCCGTGACCCACCCCTGTTTCTACGGCATTGATACGGACTCCCAAGACCAACTAATTGCCGCCCGCCAGAGTCTAGCAGAAATCGCCACTACCCTAGGCGTAGATTCCCTTGCCTATCTTAGTGAAGCAGGCATGTTACAAGCCACCCAAACTGATCCCGATCGTTTCTGCACAGCATGCTTTAATGGTAAATACCCCATCCCTATTTCCGATAAACTGAAACGAACCAAACTGATGTTAGAGTGCCATGACCCAAGTGCTGTTTCACCTTGCCTTCCCTGTTAA